GATCCGGTTCGGAGGCAGGGACAATGTTTTTTCCACCAGGTTATGATCCAGAAAAGGCACCCGGGATTCAATGGAAAAACTCATGGCATTCAGGTCGTCCCATTTAAGCAGGTGTTCCAGCTTATGCTCAAAATGTTGTAAGAAAGACTGGTGGAGCGACGCCGGATCATACAGATCGGAAGAAATGGTAGAAACGTCTTTATATCTACCAAAGAAATCAGAAGAAATGCTTCCGTAAGTCTTGCGGCTGGCAGATTTCTTCAACCCGGATGGCAGACTGTAGAACACAAAATATTTATATGCTTCCTTGGACGGGTTTTGCTTATAGTACCCAACCATCTCCCTGGCAAGTGTCATCAGTTTCAGCCCTTTCAACAATTCTTTGAAATAGCCGCCATAGAAATAATTGTAGCCGCCCAGCATTTCATCGGCACCTTGTCCATCCAATGTCACCTTCACATGTCCGCTGGCCAGCTGCATCACCTTGTATTGGGAATAGGGACTTACACCCGGAATGGGCTCACATTGCGAGCGCACAAAATTCTTAAACTCATTATAGAAAGTATCCGCCGTGGGCTGGGTGTAAAACATGTTCTTCAGTTCCGGGCTGAAGGCCTTGATGAACGGACTTTCATCCGCCCAGGATCCCTTTTCAAAAACAGCCGAAAAGGTATTGACCTCCTTCAGACCGAAATCATGGTACAACATGGACGTCGTTGCGGAAGAGTCAATTCCACCACTCAGGCATACGCCAAGGGGCACATCACTTCGCAACCGCAGACCAATGGATTTCCGGAATTCCTCCCGGTATTCTTCCGTGGTCATGGAAGTCGGATAGTGCACCTGATCGGGCAGGTTGTACCATTGCTTTGTTTCGAAACGGCCATTCTTTACCGTAAAATAGTGGCCGTGCTTCAATTTGTACACCGAGTCGAAGAAGGTTTCATCCGACTGATCGCTTCGGTTATATACAAGGTATTCGTACAGGGCCTTGTCGTTCGGCTTCGGTTGATCCAGAAGCGGAACAATCGCTTTGATCTCCGAAGCAAATATCAGCCGCTCTTCGTTTTTATGATAATAATACGGCTTGATACCGAAGCGGTCACGGGCACCAAATAAAAGTTTTTCCTGGCTGTCATAGATCGCAAAGGCAAAGTCGCCATTCAGTTTCGGCAGACAATCCGCGCCCCACTCACGGTAGGCGGCCAATAGCACCTCCGTATCCGTTTTAGAGCGGAACGA
This sequence is a window from Flavobacteriales bacterium. Protein-coding genes within it:
- the asnB gene encoding asparagine synthase (glutamine-hydrolyzing) is translated as MCGIAGIANFSDRPVEPDHVKGMMQSIKHRGPDDEGTLFKDHIGLGHVRLSIIDLSAAGHQPMFSEDNRYAIVFNGEIYNYLELKEELKGKYSFRSKTDTEVLLAAYREWGADCLPKLNGDFAFAIYDSQEKLLFGARDRFGIKPYYYHKNEERLIFASEIKAIVPLLDQPKPNDKALYEYLVYNRSDQSDETFFDSVYKLKHGHYFTVKNGRFETKQWYNLPDQVHYPTSMTTEEYREEFRKSIGLRLRSDVPLGVCLSGGIDSSATTSMLYHDFGLKEVNTFSAVFEKGSWADESPFIKAFSPELKNMFYTQPTADTFYNEFKNFVRSQCEPIPGVSPYSQYKVMQLASGHVKVTLDGQGADEMLGGYNYFYGGYFKELLKGLKLMTLAREMVGYYKQNPSKEAYKYFVFYSLPSGLKKSASRKTYGSISSDFFGRYKDVSTISSDLYDPASLHQSFLQHFEHKLEHLLKWDDLNAMSFSIESRVPFLDHNLVEKTLSLPPNRIMKNGVSKYILREAVKDILPPAIYNRRDKKGFTTPSDAWFRTAQFKEYIQGMLHADSFRQRGYFDVDDCIRKYQAHLDGSGNFSKDIWKWINLEVWFQTFIDR